The window cccagcagctgcatgtggaggagcggggacacgaacccggttccccagattacaagtctaccgctcttaaccattacaccatgctGGCTAGCGCAAAATATTTGAGCAGCTGTCTTGATACAGCACCTAAAGTGTGTGACGATAGTCACCAGTTATCCCAAGGTGACAACATCCGTTTTATTCCTGTGAACAATGAGATAAAATCTAAGGGTAAACCAAGAAATAGCATAAGATACTGCCTTATAACAAATCAGAACATTTATCCAACTAACTCAATagtacaccgggggggggggggaagaaaccttTGTCTCGTGAGCAGCCATCTTGGGAGCTGCATTCCAGTGGTGCATTGGTACAGAGCAGTTCCAGCTGGTGACATGTTGCAGTTTTTAGGCAAGTGTGTCTAAAAAAAATATCCATTATTCTCTGCATATTCATGGACAAGATAAGAAGTTCCATGTAACAGGGACCAAGCATCCTTTTCATTCAAAACTGACTCCATACCTCTTATTTAGAAATTATACCACACCacatgaaaaatgcatttttgaatttgtttattgtttatacctGCACACGCatttcccaaaaaaaccccacaactaatcatacccccaaaaaacacacatttaaaatgtgagAGAAACATGCTTGCTGGtctcccacaagcatctggtgggccactgtgagaacaggatgcaggactagatgggccattgacctgatagCCAGCAGGGTGCTTTCTTCTTACGTTGTCTGTTCTGAGGGTCATTGCTAGACTCAGGTCTTTTTATtttagctggaactcaccagaactcagttctggctcctctcaggtgggtccattgccattctaaaagaaggaggtgttcatggtgagttccagcacctctttttcataACACTGGCTAGACTGGTGAAAATATCAAATCCTGTAAAATGCTTTTAGCCCTCTAGTagtaaacaaacaataattatTTGCAGCAAACAGGCTTTCAGTTCTGTTGGGCTCCTTAATAAATCTtaattcatgtacagtggtacctcaggttagaaATGATTcatgttacaaacacttcgggttaccaactccgctaacccagaagtagtacctcgggttgagaactttgccccaggattagaatggaaattgtgtgccggtagcagcaggaggcccccattagcaaaagcgtgcctcaggttaagaacagtttctggttaagaacggaccactggaaggaattaagttcgtaacccgaggtaccactgtatatacatataACTCCACTTTAAACAACACTAGAAATGTGAGAGATTGAGATCagcaatgctgtgtgtgtgtgtgtgtgtgtgtgtgtgtgtgtgtgtgtgtgtgtagacactgATATAgattggtttgttttaattttaggcATATCACTCAAATCTGGGAAGCCTTGGGCCAAGCTAAACAACCTGTAAGACTCCAGGTTCTTGCCAAGCTTCTCGAAGTGCTGAAAAGGAAACCTTGCCTTAGCGGCGAACGCCCGGGATCAGATGGAAAGTTCGCAGACAACTCCTCCCTTCTACCTCTAGCCGTGAGAGAAATATGCTATTCCTTTACCTCCAATTGTAACAAGCTGTGCTGTTCCAGAGCATAGACTGGGATCTAGAAAGATGCACAACAACTTGGAGGCCACCACCCAATAGAGCAGGGTTTTGGAAACTTGGGAAAGTTTGGGAACTGTTTTGGgcaacagttcccatcatccgtggccactggtcctgctaactagggatgatgggagttgtagttaaaaaaaaaccctctttgggaaaccctgaaattGAGAGTGCACAAAACATGGCAGGCCCTGTTgttgggcagagtgaggtggttgcctcagccAGCTGATTCTGGGAGTGCAGGTGGAGCAGACCCTCCTGGCTATACCTTCTGAGCCCACCTCCTTTTTAATCCTCCTGGGGCCCTCACTCTGGTGGTGAGGATGCTTTCTTGTTGTTGGCATGGACTGGCTGGCTAGCTGTTTTGCCTGGTTGCCTTCCCCCCAGCACATCACCAACAGTGCCATTGGGAGACGCCTCTGCCCTGGCCGAGTGAGCAAGTAGAGAGGCAACCAGCCCAGGCCATGTACTCTGGAAGGAGTTGGACATAAGTTACTCAGCTCCTGCCCTGCAGCAAGCAGGTGCTAAGCACAGAAGCAAACAAAGTGTTGGAGGGTAGAGCTCTCTGTGTCACAAGGCCTACCCTGTTTCACCTCCcatgctagcctgctgcccttcTGTGCTATGGCGGATTCTCTCCCATTCCCAGTCTTTAAGTAACGTTCAACAAAAGGGTGCCTTTTATCATTCATTTCAAGCAATAGAATGTTCTGGAACCTGTGGAACTAGACCAAGATATGACCAGACTAATGCTTTcacattttctgcagtggctccccatttgtggaatgctctccctacagaggttcatctggtgccttcattatacacctttaggcagcaggcgaaaacgtttctcttcaaccaggctgatTTACACCctataacattttaaatgtgtttgaggGAGGGCTgttattggtttgtgtgtgtgttttggttcttgtttttattatgtgctgtattttgttttttcagcttgtccagtggtgccccactagacgaatgcctcgctagacgaaaaactcgctagacgaacggcattcgctagtggaaggctgccccgcaagatgaaaaagtcaatggggctgcctcgcaagacggaaaaaaaaaatttcggcGTGAAAACCTCCGCACTGcgttgccgcttcgctagacgaaaaattcgctctacgaagacacttgtagaacgaattattttcgtctagcggggcaccactgtattttgatgttgtgaactgccctgcgaTCTACAggtgaagggcaatatacaaatttaattaatgaatAGTATTCTGATGGCCCCGTACTGGACCATCTCTATGCTTGGATATGCAATCTGGTAATATTGCTTAGCTAGTTCCTAAATGGACCAGTTACAGAAGCTGTTGGGCTTTATGGGGAGAGGGGACAAAACTGGGAAGGGAACAAAAAGGACATGAAAAATATTCCAGGTTGCTTGTCTCCAGGTTTTGCTAGAATCTGTCATTGTAGCCATACAACAGGGGCGGCCAACAAGTCCTCAGaggttgttagactccagctcccatcagccccagccaatggggCCAATGGtgtgggattatgggagttgtagtccaacaacatctagtccaacacctcTGCCATAAAGTAACCCTAACTCACAGTCTTAGGGTAAAACTGCAATGATCcgagaacaaacaaaacaagtaaTATCTGCTTGTGGGAGAACAACCAAACTGGCTAGAATTAAGGCCtgtgttttttttactattattattattattattattattattattattattattattctgtttcaGGCAACAAAGGCCCTGTGCATAATATTTAGGGATAAAAAGTGCAAAATCCCTATGAACAGCTATTACGTATCTGTGATCATCTTCCTGGTTATTCAGCTGCACTACTTGATGAACTGTACAGATTCCGAACCTGGACAGGAGGACATAATCAGAACATCAAACTACATAAGGTAACAGGCAGCTAATGGAGTACTACTAACCATGTAAATATCAGTGTCTGATAAGAACATAATTCTCTCTTCTTTGGCTTGTAAGGAAAGGCTCTGGAAGTCTTACTCcttcctgcactgcagcaggGGAGCTATTCTCATTAAAATGTCTTAGCAGAAAAAAAGGCTTTCTAATCTGAAAAAGATTGTCCATTCTAAAACGGCTTTACTGAGAAATTTATTTTGCTATATCAGTAAAGTCCTATTGGCTTTTATGTGGTTAGGATATTGCCTGCTATGCAGAGGTAAGAGTCAGTCGCTTTGCCCATATTTTTTTCCGCTCCACCCGCGTTGTCTCTGCCTTTGAACAGTTCACTATTTCATGCCCTCATCAAAGCAAGGGAAACATTGAGCAAGATTCCATGAGCATTCACGGGATTACGATGCCTTGGACCATACCTTCCCAAAATATACgtaaatattttcaaaatatgttttccaaaaaaatgtcattatcatcatcaacatcatataaataataataataacaaataataaacatgCATGCTATGCTTCTTTCCAAAGTCGGCATGTTCTAATGAACTGAGCTGTCTACACCATTTCCTTCCTTATTGTTTCAGGTTCTAATTACAGTAATAATGTATATCATTCACTGAATTTATACCCATCCGAGTGCTATTTTTTGTACTTAATAAAGATTGGTATTTTGCAGAATGCAGTCACATTTGGTATAATTAAAGCACTGAGAACTACAGAGTATAAATGATACACTCACGCACGCCATTTGCTTTAAAAGGTCTACAAcaacacagagagacacaaaaACCCTACAAATATTCACACACAGACTTAGGTAGGCTCAGACAGATGGTGCACGGAATGAAATATGCCTGCAAAGAATACAAAGAGACAATTCCAAGACAGTATTTAGTTGGTATAAAGATAAGGACACACAGTGCTTtttagggggtactcaagggtatgcagtaccggcacctctttttgttgtagTTAAAAAGTGTGGCGCTTATTCTAACAACTTCATGGTTGTGAgtagtggcacctatttatctagaaaaaaagcactgagaacataaggagagccctattggatcaagccagtggcccatcttttCCAGTACAGGTGACGGCAATTTTAGGCACGTTCAACGGATACACGATTGCCAACgtgcaggtccttttggacctgggagaaggtggaacgggggggggggggaatccctacGTAAAATGGTCGCCACCTGTACTTTTCTCACACAAGGAGAatatgagtacaacagcactctcctcacctgttattcagaggcataccttTCCAGCAGTAGAATTAGAACATAGACCttgggactagtggccatgagTAGTCTTATTaagcatgaatttgtctaatcctctttcagagccattcaaattggtggccatcactgcctcctctgtGAGCAAATTGAATAGTTTGCATCTTAGGATGCTATTACACacgtctccaaattttgcaagatTCCCCACTTCTTCTCTATAAAGACTGTCTGATCCATATGCATCTCTCAGTCCACTGAACATACGAAGTTgacaaattgtttttatttttgcaaaattgGAGGCTTATAAGTTGGGCAAGGTGGCCTCTGCATGGAATTAGATTATTCTGTGGCTCCAGGGATGGTCCTTGATAACTAGCAGGTCCCCCTAAATCAATACCTTTCATAACCTTCAAGATGCAAGCTCCTAGTAAACCAAACCACAATCATTTCTAAAGGATTTAATAATGTCATTTAACAAAACTCACAGTGTGTGTGCCATAGGGTTCTAAGTAAGGTTACTGTCCCcgtcaaatgctttttctttccCTGAATTCAGCTGCACCATGGATGCTTTAAAGGCCTTGGTGAAAAGGCAGAAGGCCCCTCAGGCGTGTTTTACGAGTCTAACAGGAAGCTGGGACCTTTTGGCTTCACCAGAGAACTACCTCGAAGGAGTTCTCCTTCTCGCCAGGCAAGTAGTGGAGGACCTGAATTTGAGGCTGGTTATTGTGTTCTTCAGTGTGCCTTCTGCAtactcaaaaataaaatattgtttataTCCTTATAGAGCCCTTGTCAAACATCATCATGGGCTTGACTATGCAGTATTTACCAAGGTGATTCCTCTTCTCCATCATGGGGATGACCAACAGAAGCTGACGGCAATGGCCTTTTTCACTGCAGTACGTCTATTTTCTTGTTTGAGTAGCATCTTGAGAAATATGACATTATATTGAGTACAAGAGTGGTCCTAGCAGAACACGAAACtgtaaatgtgtttgtgtttgcatCCTATTTTTTGCCTTCAAACACCATGAGGAACAGGCAGTGGTTAAGAGGAAACATTCCATTGCTGTACCAACAGATACAGTACTTTATATCTACTGACAAACCTCCTAGCTCTTAATTTTTTTTCACCCTTCCACAACACAGCCTATGTCAACGTTGCTTGGAAGCTTTTGGTGGGCCAAGCAAAAAAGGCTGCAGAGAGTATATGCGAATGTATTCGCATATATGCATGTGTTTATATTTGAATAAATGCTTATGAGCTactaagaataatagaattgtagagttggaagggacccagagggtaatctagtccaaccccctgcaacacaggaatcttttgcccaatgtggggcttgaacccatgaccctgagattaaacgTCTCCCTAGTTGTGAGGGATATGACTAAGCCCACTGTTGGCATGCAGCCCTTGGAAGGTTGGATAGACCCTCAGGACAAAAAAAGGCTCCCTGGCCTACACTGTGTGGCAGTGGCTTGAGGTTTCAGAGAAGAGATCTCTCacagccttgcctggagatgccagggattgaacctggggcgtTCTGCGTGGAAAGTAGATGCTCTGTAACTGAGCTAGAAGCCCTTCCCCAGTCacttaggaaaggaaaacaaatgttAGGTTGGGCCCTTATATATTCACTCAGTTCCAGCCTGTCTTTATGGCAGGGTTTCTGTACACattcttctccccctctctcccgcTGCCATGTAATATGTAAATAATTTCTGGTGCATTGCATAAGTATAGGTATACAGTGAAAAACAACTCAAAAAGTGCAGATAACACATCCTGTCAACAGAATTTATAGCCAGCAGAAAAGTTAGAGATGTCTGAAATAGACCGGGCctgcaacacaaaaaaacaaagcaatactaTTCCAACCAAATCCTACCACTTTACCAAGATacttttcatattaaaaaaaaataacagtatTTGGGCTTGAGGGGAAATCCTTATCCATTAACTGAAACACCAGCAACAGCTAGGAGTGACTCCAGTATTCTATCATTACCTTTCAATAGCTGGCAACATATGGGGAAAGTTCTCTGAATTCCCTGCCACATATTTACTGGTTTGTGTTGTTTAGCTTCTTTCGTCTGAATCCACCTACACGGTGCTACAAAAGCATTACATTCTGGGCCTGTTGAAGAACTGGCAGGCTGATTCATGTCCAACCTACCGCTGGCTCAGTCTCCATGGAATGGGCAATGTGGCGCGTCATCTGCAAAACGTGAgtgatttcatttttattgttgctgttgcttaaaGGAAACTCTAGCTAAGGACGAGGTGGAGGTGTTGGAACTGCTGCTCTGTACTGAAGCAAAACATGCTATACTGAAACAAGAAGTTGGGGAGAGTATCTTTAAGGAACTGATCCAGGGGCAGAGCTCCAGAACCTGTGTCAGATGCCAGGGCCCAGTCATGGGAATATGTGAATAataagagcatgtgcagagtacccTTTCTCACCACTTAATAATCACAGCTAGATGGCGAGACTATGACAGAAGTGGGATAAATAGATTATATTTTCAACTGAGTGAGTGCTCAGGGGCAAGAACTATTGGGCAGTATTCAACAAATGTGTCCCATCAATGCAAGCATTTCTACTTGCCCCACTTAGGATAATGGAGAGTCTTGCCCCCACTCCCAATTCATAACAATATGAAGGGGAAATAGAGGCCTTGAAGTTAACCCAGGACAGCAAACCAACAAATACCCAGGTCACTGGGCACAGACTTAAAATGGTGTGAAGGGGTACAGTAATAATTTCTAAACGTGCATCTATAgttataaattagcatatgtacattttatgcaaatctgtgtcatGGGGTGATGCATTTCCTGATTATGCAGCAGTATGTGACCACCAAAACAATGCTttgtgtaaggttctcagttagttgctcatgagtaagcagccagaactctgctgtttcctttaaggattttattgtgcaaactctgtacagtgcagagctaaaaagttcatgtttGTATCAAGTAGTGTCaaaatccgggaatggccccttccggttctgaccccaacaaaagagtttcggaatacgaaaaccccaccttccatcctttcttttcaccccacgacgtctgtGGGGCAACGGAAATTGTGTTCCCCCTGCATCGCCCtcaggactgtgggagtgctgggactctcttgcattcccagagcctctactccctttcccctgtgaactttccccctccttgctggacatctcgccgctcctctcgctaccagaggaggagctgctggcaaggtgggaccggggctctctgtaacatccggagagcccttccaccaccctgcgctgcattggggacagttccctgacactttgCATTACattatctttagccatctcaccccttgctttttcctttagaactaattgcagtcgttaacagtcatcaacaggttttccacacccatcagccagtcacccattcccaccacccttctgagtaatacccctcctcactctctcactatatataagggtctggtgacttctatttcagtgtatctgaagaagtgtgcatgcacacaaaagcttataccaagaacaaacttagctggtctctaaggtgctactggaaggattttttaattttttattttgttttgactatggcagaccgacacggctacctacctgtaactttgcaTTACAGTAAATGAGAAATGGGAGGAGAGAGGGTGTGAACACGGTACTTGTTCTCAGTCCAATAAATCTGGTTTTGCTGGACTGAGATTATTACTTCTTAATTGGGCTTGTGTCTGCATCCATGATATGTTTCAACAGCATCAATGAATGAAACAGCTGTGGTACTGTACATAAATGGCATCAGTTTCCTGAGTCTGGAAATGGTTAAATAATTTGTCACACTGGAGATTCATGGAGGTAAATGCTGCAGTGGAGGGGCTAGTCATGGCGTTCAGTGTGTGAACTTGGTCCAACCATCGTCtgagcctaacttacctcacagggtctagcctacctcacagggcctCACCCAGAGAGCTTGAGCTCACCCTGAGTTCAAGCTCTCTGGCAGAGGATGTTATCATCCCCTGCTCTGTTAAGTGTCCCTGCTACACCACTGCTCCTAAAGCACCAGAGAATGTGTTCAGGTTTTACATATGAAAGCCTTGCATTGGGGGAACAGTTTTTAGGCTAGTAGGTATGGCTGCCAGGTAAGCCTCACACCTTTCATCTTAGGAATAGAGTGAAGCATATCTGCAGCTGGTGAAATTGCTGACCAGGCTCAGATACAGTGTTGTGCAACTCTGAACAGTTGGGTTCCTTTCCTTCATGGATGAGACTGAGATCCACTGGAGGATCCCACTAGTGGAATGGAGGGGAGGCgatttctgctggttccctccttcccccttaaATCACCCCTCAGGTTGTTCTGGTAggtccctcaaccctccagagcaggttttTAGGAGGGGACGAAGTTCTCCAGGGAGGAAGAGTATGGGAAGTGTTCTCCCGCTGGTGGGAGCATCATGTGAGCACAACTCTGGTCAGGGGACAACAGCAAGACTAAACTAAGGAACTCAGCCACATAATGTGAAATTGTGACCGTAGTCTAATTGTAAAAAGGATTTCTGTGACCTTTCAGAAGAAAGAGCTCTCCAACCTGCTCCTGGGTATACTTCCAAGTTTTAACGACACTGATGAGAAGGTGATTTTGACAGCTATGGAGGTCATAAACAAGATCGTAACACTCCACAAAAACAATATAAACATGAACATATTTGTGAAGATCGTCAAACAGCTTCAGCCTTTCTTGGCCGACGTAAGTTTCAGAAGAATTGTTCATCTATGTGAGACGGACTTTTCCAGGTGGAAGGTGAGAAAAAGaggagccagaactcaccatgaacgcctcccttgttctcttataatggcaatgactcccacctgagaagtgccagaactgagttttgacgagttcaggctgaaaaaaaaaagccctggatatgTCTCCTCTATGCTCTTTTCAAGTGGCAGTGGCTGAAACCATAGAGGATATCTTGCCCaagtgccccctccccccccaaaaaaaactaacCCTGGAGCCAGCAGTGAACAATTATACTTAGGATTACGGTCTTAAACATTTTTGGGGTCATGGTgcatttattggggaggggggtttcacAGATCTTAGAAAATTACCTGCAGTTCGTTCTCCAGGCACGGAATCAACCCATGGTATCTAAGGCTTAAAATGTAAGCCAGGTTGTTCTTTCACACAGctcagattgaagctggtttgagggaaatgcATTAAAAGGCAATATTTCacaagaaacaacaggatagatacCTGTAATagggattgtggctaacattgtgCAAACACCTCTTACCAAACCAGTGGTGAGAGCGCGCTGGATGCAGTGTAAACAGGGGTATCTATCTACATAGCCTCAAAGTCTTTCAGGGTGGTTATCAAGTCAatctttttcctttctctttcattCCCAGGGGAGACCCAAAATAACCTGTGCGGCAAACAGGCTGTTTCAAGACATGATTAAGAACCTGGATGTGAAAGAAAAAGCCGCTTTGCAGGACCAGGTTCTCAACAGTATTGTCACATTGCTACTGAACCTCCAAGATCCACATCTGACTGCGGCTAAGGTAAATGATATTGTGCCGTTATGCAAAGCCTCATTTCCCCTCCTGCCAGATCCACTTGATAAGGACGCCCTGAGGCAGACGCCAACCAACTtgtctctggttggcctcttccTACACCCTCAAATGTTGTGCATTTACTTGGCAGTGCTGACAACAAGAGGCATCCATAACAGACCTTTCAATCAGTGCTGGGCAGCTGGAAACCACCAGTTAAATTTCTAGGCTGAGGGCGATTTAAATGGAAGCTCACAGGCCTAGGAAGTGTCAGCAGTGCGCCCTGCTAAAGTGCCGGAACCCTAGAAGCTGCCCAAAGATGCCACATGGTGGCACCAGTTCTGGTGAGGCCAATGGGGGCTTCTTGGGGCACCCTTGTACCTGTGACAATGGTCACAGCCAAACAGTGCAGCTCTATAGTCCAAGGGGCTTGAAGGGCCTCAACTGGCAAGATGCATTGCTCATGTTTCCAAAAGCAGAAAGTTGCTTGAACAGCAGAAGAGCAATCCTCTGTTTTGCACCAGAACACACTTATTTATCTTTGCATTGATTTGTTCTAATGATTTATTGCACTTGCTCACCACTTTTATAATTGAAGTACCGGTATCCAGAATAGTGTGCGGCTTTAAAATACAAATACCGACAGTTCAGTTTTTGAGGCTGACCAATAAAATAACAAAGTCCAAATAAATGCAGTgctaaaaatatacagtggtacctcgacttacgaattacttgacatacgaatttttcgacttacgaatggacatccgttggtggttttagatggggtttactcaacttacgaatttttccgaatgtttcgtttccaatgcattcctatggggaaattgctttttaaaaacttacaaatttttcgacctacgaatgtgcattcggaacagattaaattcgtaagtcaaggtaccactgtaattacttTGACTCAGAAGACAAGGCAGCAcctgcatgttttgttgcagtgaCACAATACAGCTGGGGATAAAGGTGATATTTGAAAACAGGCCGGTTGAGAGCTGGAGTAGTACAGTGGCTCCAAGAATGTGGAGTTGCCAGTCctgagttcaaatctcacctTAGCCATGACATTCTTGGGCCGCTTAAGCAAACTACAGTCTCCTAATTTCAGCCCCTACTCCCTGTCTGGAATATAATGCGATAACGATAATGTTGACCAACCTTCCAGGACTCATGATATTACAAGTgaaagcagtggtggctggtgccctagtggggtagaaggcagggagaccaactaTAGCTGGAGCCAGACCCAACCCCCGAACTTATTTTAAGAAAGAAGGTAGGCAGGTGCTGACTGAAAGCAGATTGAGGTTGGTGTTACAGTGGTCCATTCACACTAACGGCCCAGCCTCTAATGAGTGAACCATGCTTTGAAGACATAGCTTAGTCCCCGAGGAAGCAATTCCTAAAAACTTGGGAAATAGGTGGTGTGAAGAATTCCTATGAGGAAATTATTAATTGGTAGACCTCCAAGGACCAAACTGGAAGCACTGACAGAGTAGTAGTTGATATACACCTCATTCTTCTTTTTCGGTATACTGTGCTTAAATTAATCGGATGCGGATTTTTCAAGAACAACAATTTGAAATCAACAGATATGAATTCATTAATGAATAAGGAGGAGAACATTCCGGAATTGTTAGAACCAAACTGGGGATGGGTGAAAACATGGGCTCGTTGATGGgtttgcagtgtttcccaaacttgggtttccagctgcttttggactacaactcccatcatccttagctagcaggaccagtggtcagggatggtgggaattgtggtccaaaaacagctggagacccaagtttgggaaacactagtTTAGAAGAAATCATGAGCTTCGAAAGTCATAATGATATATTAAGGTTTCTTTATACATTGGCTTTCGGTGGCTTTCGTCATTATTTCATTTAGCTCTGCACTCAAGAGAGCTAGAAAATTCCTTCTCTAAATAAAAGTTCTGATCCTAATAAAATTCTTAAAAGATCCAGCAAACTACACAAAAGGGCTTAACAGGAAGCAGATTGCACACAATTTCTTTAGATGATTGAGCCAATTGCATATGGCCCTTCTATAATTTATTTGCCTttattcaactccccccccccaaaaaatactgtAATCTCTTTTTTTCACTAATTCTGGGGAAGGCTTCTTGTCTCTCTTGTTTTACAGAGTCGTAGAGACAGCTTAAAAGAGTGCAAAGTCTTCTTGGGATGGACTGCAAATGACAACCAGGACTCTTGGAGCATGATTTGCAAGCACCTTGTGAGGCCCTTTGTGCACACTGGGATCTTTTCAATATTATCTGTAGACTTCATATCTGTTGATTTCAAATGAACCAGCAAAAGTGTGTGTGGCAGAGAAACAGGCTTCCTTCAGGCACACTGAAGGAATGTATATCCCCTACCATATGTATTTTGATAATCCCTGGCCAATCCTGTGGAAATGTTGCATTAGaacagtttcccaaacttgggtctccagctgtttttggactacaattcccatcatccctgaccactggtcctgctagctagggatgatgggagttgtagtccaaaaacagctggggatcTGAGTTTGGGGAACTCTGCATTAAAATAACCCCAAAACAAGAAAATCTGACGCATGTCGTCCAACAATCACATAGCCATTACTGGATTTCCCCCCCAAGGAAATAATTTTGGCCTCCATAATTTTGGCCTCCATGCATTGGATTTTACTTGCACAGGGTGTACTTGAATGTGCCATTCCCACGTGGATGGCCAGGGATGCTAGAGGCAGGGACAGCAGTCCATGTGATAGGCTGGATCCTGGAGGGGGAGCAGTATTGGCCAATCCGGCCCCATGACTCTACAAGTTTCACTTTTGTTTCAAAAGGATCCATTCTTAACTGGCAAATATACCCTATCTATGCAGCCATTACAGTGTGTTTATC of the Lacerta agilis isolate rLacAgi1 chromosome 4, rLacAgi1.pri, whole genome shotgun sequence genome contains:
- the LOC117045397 gene encoding maestro heat-like repeat-containing protein family member 6 codes for the protein MPVYSDVGPMEFSETYSQTPEFEDSEPTVTGQILLAIASLRDTDKNSIQAASTMLNSLLKKERNKLRGKVPEIIDIIYFHLRAIQEPSAREVAIGAVCLLAEKHTEETVSSLLKLSLLCDRHITQIWEALGQAKQPVRLQVLAKLLEVLKRKPCLSGERPGSDGKFADNSSLLPLAATKALCIIFRDKKCKIPMNSYYVSVIIFLVIQLHYLMNCTDSEPGQEDIIRTSNYISCTMDALKALVKRQKAPQACFTSLTGSWDLLASPENYLEGVLLLARALVKHHHGLDYAVFTKVIPLLHHGDDQQKLTAMAFFTALLSSESTYTVLQKHYILGLLKNWQADSCPTYRWLSLHGMGNVARHLQNKKELSNLLLGILPSFNDTDEKVILTAMEVINKIVTLHKNNINMNIFVKIVKQLQPFLADGRPKITCAANRLFQDMIKNLDVKEKAALQDQVLNSIVTLLLNLQDPHLTAAKSRRDSLKECKVFLGWTANDNQDSWSMICKHLVKEHPGKLRNFLDQAQDYTQSPQTYTRTAATMFIDSILEHLDSSPLQKSEVDFLRQAFSSFPSEAQRPVPVVPEPEKVRRYCADLFRCSRYFPRSCI